In the Mycolicibacterium thermoresistibile genome, one interval contains:
- the cobU gene encoding bifunctional adenosylcobinamide kinase/adenosylcobinamide-phosphate guanylyltransferase, with product MEVVLLGTGSADGWPNPFCGCRSCRWASAVGEIRGQTAALVDGAVLIDCGPETPRGALRYGRTLAGVRHILCTHADFDHLDPAALLMRHWAGRTEPLQVHGPAAVVSRCRDWVGPDDPVVFHDVAPGDELILSDTGHTVRVLAAAHTDALGGAAVLYDIARAGTRMLWATDTGPLPDPTHAAIAGARYDAVFLDQTFGPHTDHGTDHHDLPAFAATVARMRGSGAVHRDTEIIAVHLSHHNPPGDELAQALAASGARPGRDGEVVRLGGSTRPVGATRTLVLGGVRSGKSVYAESLLAGQPRVTYVATGSSDPDDTEWAERVRRHRARRPATWRTVETTEAAAELRAATTPVLVDCLGTWLTGRIDRHRGWDRGELDAVHSDIDDDIDDLVAAWRRCAVPAVAVSNEVGSGVVPDTAAGRLFRDLLGVLNMRIAAVSDRVVLMVAGVPVPLPRADLSSP from the coding sequence ATGGAGGTGGTGCTGTTGGGCACCGGCAGCGCCGACGGCTGGCCCAACCCGTTCTGCGGCTGCCGGTCGTGCCGGTGGGCGTCGGCGGTCGGTGAGATCCGCGGGCAGACCGCCGCGCTCGTCGACGGTGCCGTGCTGATCGACTGCGGACCCGAGACACCGCGCGGCGCACTGCGTTACGGACGCACCCTGGCCGGGGTGCGGCACATCCTGTGCACCCACGCAGACTTCGACCATCTCGATCCCGCCGCGCTGCTGATGCGGCACTGGGCCGGCCGTACGGAACCCCTGCAGGTCCACGGGCCGGCCGCGGTGGTGTCGCGGTGCCGCGACTGGGTGGGCCCCGACGATCCGGTGGTGTTCCACGATGTGGCTCCCGGTGACGAACTGATTCTGTCCGACACCGGCCACACGGTACGGGTGCTGGCGGCCGCGCACACCGACGCCCTCGGCGGTGCCGCCGTGCTCTACGACATCGCCCGCGCCGGAACCCGGATGCTGTGGGCCACCGATACCGGACCGCTGCCCGACCCCACCCACGCCGCGATCGCCGGCGCCCGATACGACGCGGTGTTCCTGGACCAGACCTTCGGCCCGCACACGGATCACGGCACCGATCACCACGATCTGCCGGCCTTCGCCGCCACGGTGGCCCGGATGCGCGGATCCGGTGCGGTGCACCGGGACACCGAGATCATCGCGGTGCACCTCAGTCATCACAATCCGCCCGGTGACGAGCTGGCGCAGGCCCTGGCCGCCAGCGGCGCCCGGCCGGGACGCGATGGCGAGGTCGTGCGGCTCGGCGGCTCGACCCGCCCCGTCGGGGCGACCCGCACCCTGGTGCTCGGCGGGGTGCGGTCGGGCAAGTCGGTGTACGCCGAATCGCTGCTCGCCGGTCAGCCACGGGTGACCTATGTGGCCACCGGCAGCAGCGATCCCGATGACACCGAATGGGCCGAGCGGGTGCGCCGGCACCGGGCGCGGCGCCCGGCGACCTGGCGGACTGTCGAAACAACCGAAGCCGCGGCGGAACTGCGTGCCGCGACCACGCCGGTGCTGGTGGACTGCCTGGGGACCTGGCTGACGGGCCGGATCGACCGGCACCGCGGATGGGATCGCGGGGAGCTCGACGCCGTGCACAGTGACATCGACGACGACATCGACGACCTGGTGGCGGCGTGGCGGCGGTGTGCGGTGCCGGCGGTCGCGGTGAGCAATGAGGTCGGCAGCGGAGTCGTTCCGGACACCGCCGCCGGACGGTTGTTCCGCGATCTGCTCGGCGTGCTGAACATGCGCATCGCCGCGGTCAGCGACCGGGTCGTGCTGATGGTCGCCGGTGTCCCGGTGCCGTTACCGCGCGCGGACCTCAGCTCGCCTTGA